The genomic window AACGCTTCTCCACTTAGGGTTTTTAGCGATGATCTGATTGATTTCTTGCCAAACCCCTTCATCTATAATAATCCCGGAATCATCCAAATTTTTTATAAATTTAAGGCCTTGAAGGTTGTAATTTAGCTGTTTTTTTGCGTTATCTGTTAGGACATGGCCTACAAGTAAAAGGGAGCCATTTGATTTATTGTAGTAGTATTGCACAGTTGGAAAAGGGGCTAGAGCATCTTTTAGAAGTGTTTCAGGATCGTACACTTCTTGAACTTGTATCGGTTCGCTTTTAAAAAGAGTAACAACGCCAAGAGCTGTCAAACCAAAGAGGCCTGTCAGTATTCCAATTAATATAAAAGCTGTGAGGGTGGTTCCGGCTTTTTCTTTGAGCTCTTCCGAGGTCATAGTAGGTTTCGGAGGGGGCGGAGGGGGCAGGGGTTCTTCTTTTTTTATCTCTTCTTTTGGCTTGGTTTCTTCCTCTTTTTGTAAGAAGCGGACAATGGAAGGCAAAAGCGGGGAAATGATCGTTTGCATTTCTCCTTCCCTATCAAAAATAACAAAGGATGTAGTTCCAAGAGTGACTACAGAGTTTGGATTAAAGATTTTTTTGCCTTGTATTTTTTCACCATCAACAAGCGTGCCATTTCGGCTTTTTAAGTCTTCGATAGACAGAGTGTCATTTTCTAAAACCTGCACTTTTGCATGCTGTCTTGAAACGCTTGTATCATGAAAAATAATATCGCAAGTGGCAGGGTCTGTCCCAAGAGAGTAAGTTCTACCGGCTTGCATGGTAAATTCAGCGCCGTTATTTGGGCCGGCGATAACTTTTAAAAGCCATCTATCGGTTTCTTGAATATCAAAATCAATTTCCGCAAGAAGTTCGTCGTTATTTTCTTCTTCATCAAACAAAGTGTCGCGTCTTTTTACATGATCTTCGCTATCGTCTTCAATTCCCTCTGATTCTTTAGATTGTTCATGCTCTTTAGATTCTTCAAGGGGAGTATCAGTTATTTCTTTTTGTTGTTCTTCAGGCAAAATAGACTCCTCGATCTTATTCGCAGACACCTGAGAGGTATTAACCTCTCCTTTATCTTTTAATGGTTCTTCTTCTTGAGAATGATTCATGGGCTCATCTTCTGTTGTTTTAGAGGGGTCGTTTTTTTCCTCAAAAGAAGCCTCTTCGGCCTCTTTGTCATTAGTATAAAAACGAAAAATCGTGCTGCCAATTTTTAAAGTATCCCCTTCATGAAGAAGCTTTTGACCGGCAACTTCTTCTTGGTTGATCTCAATTGGGTTGGTTGTGCTTAAATTCTCTACTAATATCCCTTGAGGAGCCTTTCGGCAAATTAAATGTTTTCTAGAGGCTAAGGGGTCTTCAATAAGAAATTGACAAGTTTCAGGATCTCGACCAATAAGCCACTCTTCCCCGTCCTCTAAAGACAGGGTTAAACCCTTTAATTTCCCTTCTTCGGCAATAAGCTTTGGCATAACCCTAATACCGCCAACCTTTAATTAATATTACAACAGCAAAATCTGTGCCATTAGTTAAAAGTATAAATATTAATTCTAATGCTTACTAGCAAGAAATTTTAAATTTTTAGTCTTAGGTATTAAAAATTTAACACAAATTTAGTTTTTGTTGAATCAAATGAAATTAATATTTTCCGTTAAGCATATATTTATAATACCAAAAATCGGCTAGAC from Criblamydia sequanensis CRIB-18 includes these protein-coding regions:
- the sctD gene encoding type III secretion system inner membrane ring subunit SctD; this translates as MPKLIAEEGKLKGLTLSLEDGEEWLIGRDPETCQFLIEDPLASRKHLICRKAPQGILVENLSTTNPIEINQEEVAGQKLLHEGDTLKIGSTIFRFYTNDKEAEEASFEEKNDPSKTTEDEPMNHSQEEEPLKDKGEVNTSQVSANKIEESILPEEQQKEITDTPLEESKEHEQSKESEGIEDDSEDHVKRRDTLFDEEENNDELLAEIDFDIQETDRWLLKVIAGPNNGAEFTMQAGRTYSLGTDPATCDIIFHDTSVSRQHAKVQVLENDTLSIEDLKSRNGTLVDGEKIQGKKIFNPNSVVTLGTTSFVIFDREGEMQTIISPLLPSIVRFLQKEEETKPKEEIKKEEPLPPPPPPKPTMTSEELKEKAGTTLTAFILIGILTGLFGLTALGVVTLFKSEPIQVQEVYDPETLLKDALAPFPTVQYYYNKSNGSLLLVGHVLTDNAKKQLNYNLQGLKFIKNLDDSGIIIDEGVWQEINQIIAKNPKWRSVNIQATTPGNFVLSGYLKNRSDMEDLSEYLSANFNYLDLLENRVVVEENLANTVKAMLQNRGFKTLKTELVNGELTIKGSIPISQKGDYREVLEELKTISGIHQIQDLATDVEPEKSMIDITDRYEVSGISRRGSTLSVVVDGKIVTKGDFLDAMKITEITPQAVFLERDGVKYRINLK